Proteins found in one Longimicrobiaceae bacterium genomic segment:
- a CDS encoding ABC transporter ATP-binding protein, with amino-acid sequence MTGLRVRFGEFQALGGVSLAVQPGEVVVLLGANGAGKSTLFRAISGLVRPSAGSIRFAGREIGGRPAHEVVRAGIAHGPEGKHLFPGLSVRKNLLLGGYPHRRDREGVRRSLEEVHALFPVLREKADAPAGSLSGGQQQMVVIGRALMARPRLLLLDEPSLGLAPLVVQEVLDAIRELNRRGTAVLLAEQNAYAALRIADRGYVIENGEVRVSGPRAELMDNPEVRRAYLGV; translated from the coding sequence GTGACCGGCCTCCGGGTGCGCTTCGGCGAGTTCCAGGCGCTCGGCGGCGTGAGCCTGGCGGTGCAGCCGGGCGAGGTCGTGGTGCTGCTCGGAGCCAACGGCGCGGGGAAGTCCACGCTCTTCCGCGCGATCAGCGGGCTGGTGCGCCCGTCCGCCGGCTCGATCCGCTTCGCGGGGCGGGAGATCGGCGGGCGGCCGGCGCACGAGGTCGTGCGCGCCGGGATCGCGCACGGGCCGGAGGGGAAGCACCTCTTCCCCGGGCTTTCCGTGCGCAAGAACCTGCTGCTGGGCGGCTACCCGCACCGGCGCGACCGCGAGGGGGTGCGCCGCTCGCTGGAGGAGGTCCACGCCCTCTTCCCCGTGCTGCGGGAGAAGGCGGACGCCCCCGCCGGCTCGCTGAGCGGCGGACAGCAGCAGATGGTGGTGATCGGTCGCGCGCTCATGGCGCGGCCCCGCCTGCTGCTGCTGGACGAGCCGTCGCTGGGGCTCGCCCCGCTGGTGGTGCAGGAGGTGCTGGACGCGATCCGGGAGCTGAACCGGCGCGGCACCGCGGTTCTGCTGGCCGAGCAGAACGCCTACGCGGCGCTGCGCATCGCGGACCGCGGCTACGTGATCGAGAACGGCGAGGTCCGCGTGAGCGGACCTCGCGCGGAGCTCATGGACAACCCCGAGGTGCGGCGCGCCTACCTCGGAGTCTGA
- a CDS encoding long-chain fatty acid--CoA ligase, producing the protein MLNLATLLDSTARKYPGREALVMGSTRIPYAKLDAMACQVAHGLRSLGVEPGDHVALSCPNLPYFPVVYYGILKAGAAVVPLNVLLKGPEIAYHLQDSEAKAYFCFEGTAELPMGRMGHEGFREAGGCEHFVLITADPAAPSPIEGVRTLGMLMHGRPPAFETADRDPDDTAVILYTSGTTGRPKGAELTHSNMLVNAVVSRDIALPELDPAAVQVALVALPLFHSFGQTCQMNAGVLGGSTLVLVPRFEPGPVLELFAKEKVTLFAGVPTMYWALLQHARQHGVDAAPIAENLKVCTSGGAAMPVEVLKAFEATFNVKVLEGYGLSETAPAATFNHVDLPRKVGSIGVPVFGCEVRVVDLDGNEVPAGQPGEIVIRGHNVMKGYYRRPEATAEALRGGWFHTGDVAVRDEDGYLFIVDRLKDMIIRGGFNVYPREIEEKLLEHPAVSLAAVVGVPDERSGEEIMAYVIRQPGAQLTEAELIAWCRERMADYKYPRTVEFREELPMTATGKILKRELRHDASAARPLG; encoded by the coding sequence ATGCTGAACCTCGCCACGCTCCTGGACAGCACGGCCCGGAAGTACCCCGGCCGGGAGGCCCTCGTGATGGGCTCCACGCGCATCCCCTACGCGAAGCTGGACGCCATGGCCTGCCAGGTCGCCCACGGACTGCGCTCGCTGGGAGTCGAGCCCGGCGACCACGTGGCGCTCTCCTGCCCCAACCTCCCGTACTTCCCGGTGGTCTACTACGGGATCCTCAAGGCCGGGGCTGCGGTGGTGCCGCTCAACGTGCTGCTCAAGGGGCCGGAGATCGCCTACCACCTGCAGGACTCGGAGGCGAAGGCGTACTTCTGCTTCGAGGGGACGGCGGAGCTCCCCATGGGGCGCATGGGGCACGAGGGGTTCCGGGAGGCGGGGGGGTGCGAGCACTTCGTCCTGATCACCGCCGACCCCGCGGCGCCGTCGCCCATCGAGGGCGTCCGCACGCTGGGGATGCTGATGCACGGCCGGCCCCCCGCGTTCGAGACGGCGGACCGCGATCCCGACGACACGGCGGTGATCCTCTACACCTCCGGCACCACCGGCCGCCCCAAGGGGGCCGAGCTGACCCACAGCAACATGCTGGTCAACGCGGTGGTCTCGCGCGACATCGCCCTCCCCGAGCTGGACCCCGCCGCCGTGCAGGTGGCCCTGGTCGCCCTCCCGCTCTTCCACTCCTTCGGCCAGACGTGCCAGATGAACGCGGGGGTGCTGGGCGGCAGCACGCTGGTGCTGGTGCCGCGCTTCGAGCCGGGCCCGGTGCTGGAGCTGTTCGCGAAGGAGAAGGTGACCCTCTTCGCCGGCGTCCCCACCATGTACTGGGCGCTCCTCCAGCACGCCCGGCAGCACGGGGTGGACGCCGCCCCCATCGCCGAGAACCTGAAGGTGTGCACCTCCGGGGGCGCGGCGATGCCGGTGGAGGTGCTGAAGGCCTTCGAGGCCACCTTCAACGTCAAGGTGCTGGAAGGGTACGGCCTCTCCGAGACCGCGCCCGCGGCCACCTTCAACCACGTGGACCTGCCGCGCAAGGTGGGCTCCATCGGCGTCCCGGTCTTCGGGTGCGAGGTGCGCGTGGTGGACCTGGACGGGAACGAGGTCCCGGCCGGGCAGCCGGGGGAGATCGTCATCCGCGGCCACAACGTGATGAAGGGCTACTACCGGAGGCCCGAGGCCACCGCGGAGGCGCTCCGCGGCGGCTGGTTCCACACCGGCGACGTCGCCGTGCGCGACGAGGACGGCTACCTCTTCATCGTGGACCGGCTCAAGGACATGATCATCCGCGGCGGCTTCAACGTCTACCCGCGCGAGATCGAGGAGAAGCTGCTGGAGCACCCCGCGGTCTCGCTCGCGGCGGTGGTGGGGGTGCCGGACGAGAGGTCGGGCGAGGAGATCATGGCGTACGTGATCCGCCAGCCGGGCGCCCAGCTCACCGAGGCGGAGCTGATCGCCTGGTGCCGGGAGCGGATGGCGGACTACAAGTACCCGCGCACCGTGGAGTTCCGGGAGGAGCTGCCGATGACGGCCACGGGGAAGATCCTCAAGCGCGAGCTGCGGCACGACGCCTCCGCGGCCCGGCCGCTCGGCTGA
- a CDS encoding GNAT family N-acetyltransferase produces MAIEVRPADVFDDIKTMVGPKRADANVCWCLSYRIPSKENVSLRGPARGEKVAELMEHGPVGVLAYDGDEVVGWAAVARRADTTFARNRTIPHVDDLDVWSVWCIRVRPGHRGKGISHSLLAGAVEFARSRGAPAIEGYPVDNQGEKVDLTMAYVGTRALFEKAGFRKAADTSSVLNGFPRVLMRLDLR; encoded by the coding sequence ATGGCGATCGAGGTTCGACCAGCGGACGTGTTCGACGACATCAAGACGATGGTAGGACCGAAGCGGGCAGACGCGAACGTATGCTGGTGTCTGAGCTACCGCATCCCGTCAAAGGAGAACGTATCGCTACGGGGGCCCGCCCGCGGTGAGAAGGTCGCCGAGCTCATGGAGCACGGGCCGGTCGGTGTGCTCGCCTACGACGGTGACGAGGTTGTCGGATGGGCGGCGGTCGCACGACGCGCCGATACGACCTTCGCGCGCAACCGCACGATCCCACACGTCGATGACCTGGACGTGTGGTCGGTGTGGTGCATCCGCGTGCGGCCGGGACACCGCGGCAAAGGGATCTCACATTCGCTACTCGCGGGCGCTGTCGAATTCGCGCGCTCCCGGGGCGCGCCGGCGATTGAGGGCTACCCGGTCGACAACCAGGGCGAAAAGGTCGATCTCACGATGGCGTACGTCGGAACGCGCGCGCTCTTCGAGAAGGCGGGATTTCGCAAGGCCGCCGACACATCGTCGGTCCTCAACGGTTTTCCGCGGGTGCTGATGCGGCTGGACCTGCGGTAG
- a CDS encoding ABC transporter ATP-binding protein, translating to MLLRTQNLGIDFGGLRAVDSVDLAVAPGAVTAVIGPNGAGKSTLFNLLNGFRRPTTGRILLGEQDVTGWPPHRMARAGLARTFQSTRLFATASVLENVLMGYRLRTRTHLWDALLRTARARREERACRDRAMEALAFVGADHFADRPVGSLPQEAQKRVAIALALATEPRLVLLDEPAAGVNPGETDGLAELIRRMVAHGLTVCLVEHKMRMVMALADRIVVLHHGQKIAEGTPAEIQADPRVVEAYLGGGLA from the coding sequence ATGCTGCTCCGCACGCAGAACCTGGGCATTGACTTCGGCGGGCTCCGCGCCGTGGACTCGGTGGACCTCGCCGTCGCGCCGGGCGCGGTGACGGCCGTGATCGGGCCCAACGGCGCGGGGAAGTCCACGCTCTTCAACCTGCTGAACGGCTTCCGCCGGCCCACCACCGGGCGGATCCTGCTCGGGGAGCAGGACGTCACCGGGTGGCCGCCGCACCGGATGGCGCGGGCGGGGCTCGCGCGCACCTTCCAGAGCACGCGCCTCTTCGCCACGGCGAGCGTGCTGGAGAACGTGCTGATGGGCTACCGGCTGCGCACGCGCACGCACCTGTGGGACGCGCTGCTGCGCACCGCCCGCGCGCGGCGCGAGGAGCGGGCGTGCCGCGACCGGGCCATGGAGGCGCTCGCCTTCGTGGGGGCGGACCACTTCGCGGACCGGCCGGTGGGGAGCCTGCCCCAGGAGGCGCAGAAGCGGGTGGCGATCGCGCTGGCGCTGGCCACGGAGCCGCGGCTGGTGCTGCTCGACGAGCCGGCGGCCGGGGTCAACCCCGGTGAGACCGACGGCCTGGCCGAGCTGATCCGCAGGATGGTCGCGCACGGGCTGACCGTCTGCCTGGTCGAGCACAAGATGCGCATGGTGATGGCGCTGGCCGACCGGATCGTGGTGCTCCACCACGGGCAGAAGATCGCGGAGGGCACCCCGGCGGAGATCCAGGCGGACCCGCGGGTGGTCGAAGCCTACCTGGGGGGCGGCCTTGCTTGA
- a CDS encoding branched-chain amino acid ABC transporter permease: MGRLAERGWLVLALGAALAFPLLVDNAYFLSVVVSAFILAIAVYGLNVLVGYTGQLSLAHAGFFGIGAYAAGILTTTYGLSFWVALPAAVALAAVLGFGVGMVALRTRGDYFAIFTLAVGVMITLVIDHWEGVTGGTDGMIGVPPPTPLGPLAFDSLFAQYYLYLAFLLLTIAAVRNLARSLVGRTFMAIRNDEQLAQAIGINVGRAMRLSFTISASFAGLAGALYAPFLGYLGPSVSGLAMTFNMLLYLLIGGVASLAGPLVGTLLLITLTQGLLALEEYQFVVLGPLLVLSVIFFPQGLVGLARSSVTRPDPAHRDPAHAAPHAEPGH, encoded by the coding sequence GTGGGGCGGCTCGCCGAGCGGGGGTGGCTCGTGCTCGCGCTCGGAGCGGCGCTCGCCTTTCCGCTGCTGGTCGACAACGCGTACTTCCTCAGCGTCGTCGTCTCGGCCTTCATCCTGGCGATCGCCGTTTACGGGCTGAACGTGCTGGTGGGCTACACGGGCCAGCTCTCGCTGGCGCACGCCGGCTTCTTCGGGATCGGCGCCTACGCCGCCGGGATCCTCACCACCACGTACGGGCTCTCCTTCTGGGTCGCGCTGCCGGCGGCGGTCGCGCTCGCCGCGGTGCTCGGCTTCGGGGTCGGGATGGTCGCTCTGCGCACGCGCGGCGACTACTTCGCCATCTTCACGCTCGCCGTCGGCGTCATGATCACGCTGGTCATCGACCACTGGGAGGGCGTGACGGGCGGGACCGACGGGATGATCGGCGTCCCGCCGCCTACGCCGCTCGGGCCGCTCGCCTTCGACTCGCTCTTCGCGCAGTACTACCTGTACCTTGCCTTCCTGCTGCTCACGATCGCCGCCGTCCGGAACCTGGCGCGCTCCCTGGTGGGGCGCACCTTCATGGCGATCCGCAACGACGAGCAGCTGGCGCAGGCCATCGGGATCAACGTGGGCCGCGCGATGCGGCTCTCGTTCACGATCTCGGCGTCGTTCGCCGGGCTGGCCGGCGCGCTGTACGCCCCGTTCCTGGGGTACCTGGGCCCGAGCGTGAGCGGGCTCGCCATGACCTTCAACATGCTGCTCTACCTGCTGATCGGCGGCGTCGCGTCGCTGGCGGGCCCGCTGGTCGGCACGCTGCTGCTCATCACGCTCACCCAGGGGCTGCTCGCCCTGGAGGAGTACCAGTTCGTGGTGCTGGGGCCGCTGCTCGTCCTCTCGGTCATCTTCTTCCCCCAGGGGCTGGTCGGGCTCGCGCGCTCGTCCGTCACGCGCCCGGACCCCGCCCACCGCGACCCCGCGCATGCTGCTCCGCACGCAGAACCTGGGCATTGA
- a CDS encoding SDR family oxidoreductase — translation MSVLELFRLDGRTALVTGGGRGLGEHMALGLAQAGANVVLCSRKREACEEVAGRIESGGGRALPLACDVADPDDVERVVSAARDAFGGIDVLVNNSGATWGAPPEEMPLEKFDQVMQVNVRGVFLMAQAVARTMIARGGGGSIVNVSSVAAFKGGRPGALQASGYAASKGAVVSLTRDLAGSWAHHGIRVNCIAPGWFPTRMSRGVLEKAGELLLSTIPLGRYGEPEDIQGAVLFLASRASAYMTGQTILVDGGQTVW, via the coding sequence ATGAGCGTACTGGAGCTGTTCCGGCTGGACGGCAGGACCGCCCTCGTGACCGGCGGGGGGAGGGGGCTGGGCGAGCACATGGCGCTCGGGCTGGCGCAGGCCGGCGCGAACGTCGTCCTGTGCTCACGCAAGCGGGAGGCGTGCGAGGAGGTCGCCGGCCGGATCGAGAGCGGCGGCGGCCGCGCGCTCCCCCTGGCCTGCGACGTCGCCGACCCCGACGACGTGGAGCGCGTGGTCTCCGCCGCCCGCGACGCCTTCGGCGGGATCGACGTGCTGGTGAACAACAGCGGCGCCACCTGGGGCGCCCCGCCCGAGGAGATGCCGCTGGAGAAGTTCGACCAGGTGATGCAGGTCAACGTCCGCGGCGTCTTCCTGATGGCGCAGGCCGTGGCCCGCACCATGATCGCGCGGGGCGGGGGCGGCTCCATCGTCAACGTCTCCTCCGTGGCCGCCTTCAAGGGCGGCCGTCCCGGCGCGCTGCAGGCGTCCGGGTACGCGGCCAGCAAGGGCGCCGTGGTCTCGCTCACCCGCGACCTCGCCGGGAGCTGGGCCCACCACGGGATCCGCGTCAACTGCATCGCCCCCGGGTGGTTCCCGACCCGGATGTCGCGCGGGGTCCTGGAAAAGGCCGGCGAGCTGCTCCTCTCCACCATCCCGCTGGGGCGCTACGGCGAGCCGGAGGACATCCAGGGCGCCGTGCTCTTCCTCGCCTCGCGGGCCTCCGCCTACATGACCGGCCAGACGATCCTGGTGGACGGCGGGCAGACCGTCTGGTGA
- a CDS encoding ABC transporter substrate-binding protein: protein MRSIRCMLPLILLAAAGALAGCATDRPDPGGAEVVQIGFSGPLSGGAAFYGRNVLNGLTMAVDEINEAGGIAVGDRRVTFRLASLDDRYLPNETAINTRRLLQQSRTPVVFVPHVGGVLAVQGMNTREPRFLVGAYSSDPRVLEAGNPLTLMIPPRYDTYAEPFVRATMQRFGKRLGLLPTTTSYGRAWRDMVAAEWRRQGGQVLGDHSVDYNTTTDFSGAVTRALAERPDVLLVGGPSQPTALVVRAARQQGFRGGFIVMDQAKFEEMDDIVPPEQLEGAVGIYPLEAYTTPGATDFVERYRQKFGADQTPTSESALNYHAMHVVAQAMAAAGTATDPEAIRAHLAEGAARIPAERRPYPIEGVTEQGHMLGEVVAAMVRDGRYAEIAVPPVQPRPAANR, encoded by the coding sequence ATGAGATCGATCCGCTGCATGCTGCCCCTGATCCTCCTCGCCGCGGCCGGCGCCCTCGCGGGCTGCGCCACCGACCGGCCCGACCCCGGGGGAGCCGAGGTGGTCCAAATCGGCTTCAGCGGGCCGCTCAGCGGGGGCGCCGCCTTCTACGGCCGCAACGTGCTCAACGGCCTGACCATGGCCGTGGACGAGATCAACGAGGCGGGCGGCATTGCGGTCGGCGACCGGCGGGTGACCTTCCGCCTGGCGAGCCTGGACGACCGCTACCTCCCCAACGAGACGGCCATCAACACGCGGCGGCTCCTGCAGCAGTCGCGGACGCCGGTGGTCTTCGTGCCGCACGTGGGCGGCGTCCTGGCCGTGCAGGGGATGAACACGCGCGAGCCGCGCTTCCTGGTGGGTGCCTACAGCAGCGACCCGCGCGTCCTGGAAGCGGGCAACCCGCTCACCCTGATGATCCCGCCGCGCTACGACACCTACGCCGAGCCCTTCGTGCGGGCGACGATGCAGCGCTTCGGGAAGCGGCTGGGGCTGCTCCCGACGACCACCTCCTACGGCCGCGCCTGGCGCGACATGGTCGCCGCGGAGTGGCGGCGTCAGGGCGGCCAGGTGCTGGGGGACCACAGCGTCGACTACAACACCACCACGGACTTCTCGGGGGCGGTCACGCGCGCGCTGGCCGAGCGGCCGGACGTGCTCCTGGTCGGCGGCCCGTCGCAGCCCACCGCCCTGGTGGTCCGCGCGGCGCGCCAGCAGGGCTTCCGCGGCGGATTCATCGTGATGGACCAGGCCAAGTTCGAGGAGATGGACGACATCGTCCCCCCGGAGCAGCTCGAGGGCGCCGTCGGGATCTATCCGCTGGAGGCGTACACCACGCCGGGCGCGACCGACTTCGTGGAGCGCTACCGGCAGAAGTTCGGCGCGGACCAGACGCCGACCTCGGAGTCGGCGCTGAACTACCACGCCATGCACGTGGTCGCCCAGGCCATGGCGGCGGCCGGCACGGCCACGGACCCCGAAGCCATTCGCGCGCACCTGGCGGAGGGCGCCGCGCGCATCCCCGCCGAGCGCCGGCCGTACCCGATCGAGGGGGTCACCGAGCAGGGGCACATGCTCGGCGAGGTGGTTGCCGCCATGGTCCGGGACGGCAGGTACGCCGAGATCGCGGTGCCGCCCGTGCAGCCCCGCCCCGCCGCGAACCGGTAG
- a CDS encoding acyl-CoA dehydrogenase family protein, which translates to MTNPARPREAPPAEADFYGYFSTLTEEENDVRLRVRRFMDEEVAPGVNRCWEAAEFPRELIGRFRELDLLAGWYRGDAEPSLVAKALVSMELARVDPGWASFFGVHAGLAMGAIARYGSPEQQAEWLPPLRRWERIAAFGLTEPDVGSGTAGGLTTRCRREGEQWVLDGRKKWIGNATFADVVVVWARDEADGATRGFLVRTESPGYVAEKIEGKVSQRTVQSGLITLDGCRVPEADRLPGVASFADVARILRAGRAGVAWQAVGCAMGAYEHALAYARQREQFGRPIGAFQLIQMKLVTMLGNVTAMLGMALRVSRMQEQDVQRDEHSALAKQFCAARCRETVALARDLMGGNGILLEYGAARLFSDAEAIYSYEGTNEMTALIVGRAVTGHSAFV; encoded by the coding sequence ATGACGAACCCGGCTCGCCCGCGGGAGGCACCCCCCGCCGAGGCCGACTTCTACGGCTACTTCTCCACGCTGACCGAGGAGGAGAACGACGTCCGCCTCCGGGTCCGGCGCTTCATGGACGAGGAGGTGGCGCCCGGCGTGAACCGGTGCTGGGAGGCCGCGGAGTTCCCGCGCGAGCTGATCGGCCGGTTCCGGGAGCTGGACCTCCTCGCCGGCTGGTACCGCGGCGACGCCGAGCCCTCGCTGGTGGCGAAGGCGCTCGTCAGCATGGAGCTGGCGCGGGTGGACCCCGGCTGGGCCAGCTTCTTCGGGGTGCACGCCGGCCTGGCGATGGGCGCCATCGCGCGCTACGGCTCGCCGGAGCAGCAGGCGGAGTGGCTCCCACCGCTCCGGCGGTGGGAGCGGATCGCGGCGTTCGGGCTCACCGAGCCGGACGTGGGCTCCGGCACCGCGGGCGGGCTCACCACGCGCTGCCGGCGCGAGGGGGAGCAATGGGTGCTGGACGGCCGGAAGAAGTGGATCGGGAACGCCACCTTCGCCGACGTGGTGGTGGTCTGGGCGCGCGACGAGGCGGACGGCGCCACCCGGGGGTTCCTGGTGCGCACGGAGAGCCCCGGGTACGTGGCCGAGAAGATCGAGGGGAAGGTCTCGCAGCGCACCGTCCAGAGCGGGCTGATCACCCTGGACGGCTGCCGCGTTCCCGAGGCCGACCGGCTCCCGGGGGTCGCCTCCTTCGCGGACGTCGCGCGCATCCTGCGCGCGGGGCGGGCCGGGGTGGCGTGGCAGGCCGTGGGCTGCGCGATGGGCGCCTACGAGCACGCGCTGGCCTACGCCCGGCAGCGGGAGCAGTTCGGCCGCCCCATCGGCGCCTTCCAGCTCATCCAGATGAAGCTGGTGACCATGCTGGGCAACGTCACGGCCATGCTCGGGATGGCGCTGCGGGTGTCGCGGATGCAGGAGCAGGACGTCCAGCGCGACGAGCACTCGGCGCTCGCCAAGCAGTTCTGCGCGGCCCGGTGCCGCGAGACCGTGGCGCTCGCGCGCGACCTGATGGGCGGGAACGGGATCCTGCTGGAGTACGGCGCCGCCCGCCTCTTCTCCGACGCGGAGGCGATCTACTCGTACGAGGGGACCAACGAGATGACGGCGCTCATCGTGGGGCGGGCGGTCACCGGGCACAGCGCGTTCGTCTAG
- a CDS encoding selenium-binding protein SBP56-related protein encodes MRLCCAVLALSLAGCAAGQPRIDPAGTSAAPAAPAPARYLYVWAGDLDGEDSDFLAVYDIRPESPTYGQLVSTAPVGEHHTHPHHLEYELPREGELLFASGYRAEKMFLVDFSDAERPRVVRTLPAAEGFRFPHDVLRLPSGNVLVSYLGTDNPPSDDGGIVEYDPRGEVLRAVHSADAAAQGQVRTYAMAALPTLDRLVSTSAPMQQDSTAHVVQVWRLSTLELLHTIPLPDGPAPHLKELPFEPRVMADGRTVLLNTFGCGFYRVTGLDTPKPEVHYVSAIADRFAACGVPVVVGRFWVMPIGKLSRLAAFDVQDPAHPVEVSRLDADSAFRPHWLARDPGSDRLIVGGENGGEERMLMARLDPATGRLSWDETLRSADGSLGISFRREEWPHGRTGPAFAHAALFRP; translated from the coding sequence ATGCGCCTGTGCTGCGCAGTGCTGGCCCTCTCCCTGGCCGGGTGTGCGGCCGGACAGCCCCGGATCGATCCCGCTGGCACTTCAGCGGCGCCGGCCGCCCCCGCCCCCGCCCGCTACCTGTACGTGTGGGCCGGCGACCTGGACGGCGAGGACTCCGACTTCCTCGCCGTCTACGACATCCGTCCGGAGAGCCCCACGTACGGTCAACTGGTATCGACTGCTCCCGTGGGCGAGCATCACACGCATCCGCACCACCTGGAGTACGAGCTGCCACGCGAGGGCGAGCTGCTCTTCGCGAGCGGCTATCGCGCCGAGAAGATGTTCCTCGTGGACTTCAGCGACGCCGAGCGGCCGCGAGTGGTGCGGACGCTGCCGGCGGCCGAGGGATTCCGGTTCCCGCACGACGTGCTGCGGCTGCCGAGCGGGAACGTCCTCGTCTCCTACCTGGGAACCGACAACCCGCCGAGCGACGACGGCGGGATCGTGGAGTACGACCCGCGCGGCGAGGTCCTCCGCGCCGTGCACTCGGCGGACGCGGCGGCGCAGGGCCAGGTCCGCACCTACGCCATGGCGGCGCTGCCCACGCTCGACCGGCTCGTAAGCACCAGCGCGCCCATGCAGCAGGACTCGACGGCGCACGTGGTCCAGGTGTGGCGGCTCTCCACCCTGGAGCTCCTGCACACGATCCCCCTGCCGGATGGGCCCGCGCCTCACCTCAAGGAGCTTCCCTTCGAGCCCCGCGTCATGGCCGACGGCCGGACCGTTCTGCTGAACACGTTCGGCTGCGGCTTCTACCGGGTGACGGGGCTCGACACGCCGAAGCCGGAGGTGCACTACGTGAGCGCGATCGCGGACCGGTTCGCCGCCTGCGGCGTGCCGGTGGTGGTCGGCCGCTTCTGGGTGATGCCGATCGGGAAGCTGAGCCGCCTCGCCGCGTTCGACGTGCAGGACCCCGCCCACCCGGTGGAGGTCTCCCGGCTGGACGCCGACTCCGCCTTCCGCCCGCACTGGCTGGCCCGGGACCCGGGGAGCGACCGGCTGATCGTGGGCGGGGAGAACGGCGGAGAGGAGCGAATGCTGATGGCGCGCCTCGACCCGGCGACGGGGCGGCTCTCCTGGGACGAGACGCTGCGCTCGGCGGACGGCTCCCTGGGGATCTCGTTCCGGCGGGAGGAGTGGCCGCACGGGCGCACCGGGCCGGCGTTCGCGCACGCGGCGCTCTTCCGGCCGTGA
- a CDS encoding branched-chain amino acid ABC transporter permease — translation MTLFLQQLVNSVALGSIYGLVALGLTLVYGVLRIPNFAHGALYMVGAYATFFFATAHGLSYVAAVGASVLVLALLGAVLERLVFHPLRHAPHLHSMIAALGVLLFLQAGAQLLWGADFRRLPAPAEGVVEIFGLAVAAQRLVVIAAAVAVMAGLYLFLKRTATGAAIEAVAQDREGALLVGIDTRRIAMLTFAVSAGLAAVAASLVAPLNLIYPTMGEVVNLKAFVIIILGGMGSIPGAIVGAYLLAAAEVFGGTYLSSAFAELIGFAVLVAVLAVRPTGLFAKGT, via the coding sequence ATGACGCTCTTCCTCCAGCAGCTCGTCAACAGCGTCGCGCTGGGCAGCATCTACGGCCTGGTGGCGCTGGGGCTGACGCTGGTGTACGGCGTCCTCCGGATTCCCAACTTCGCGCACGGCGCGCTGTACATGGTCGGCGCGTACGCCACCTTCTTCTTCGCCACGGCGCATGGCCTCTCCTACGTCGCCGCGGTCGGTGCGTCGGTGCTCGTGCTGGCGCTGCTGGGCGCGGTCCTGGAGCGCCTCGTGTTCCACCCGCTGCGCCACGCGCCGCACCTGCACTCCATGATCGCCGCGCTGGGCGTGCTCCTCTTCCTGCAGGCCGGCGCACAGCTCCTGTGGGGAGCCGACTTCCGGCGGCTCCCCGCGCCCGCGGAGGGCGTGGTGGAGATCTTCGGGCTCGCGGTCGCGGCCCAGCGCCTGGTGGTGATCGCGGCGGCCGTGGCCGTCATGGCCGGCCTCTACCTCTTCCTCAAGCGCACCGCGACCGGCGCCGCCATCGAGGCGGTGGCGCAGGACCGCGAGGGCGCGTTGCTCGTGGGGATCGACACGCGCCGGATCGCGATGCTGACCTTCGCCGTCTCGGCCGGGCTGGCGGCGGTCGCGGCCTCGCTGGTGGCGCCGCTCAACCTGATCTACCCGACCATGGGCGAGGTTGTGAACCTCAAGGCGTTCGTCATCATCATCCTGGGCGGGATGGGGAGCATCCCCGGCGCAATCGTGGGCGCGTACCTGCTCGCCGCCGCGGAGGTGTTCGGGGGCACGTACCTGTCCTCCGCGTTCGCCGAGCTGATCGGCTTCGCGGTGCTCGTGGCGGTGCTGGCGGTCCGCCCGACCGGCCTCTTCGCGAAGGGGACGTAG